The Naumannella cuiyingiana DNA window ACGCGCTGGCGGGCGAGCCGATCGGCGGCTGGTTCCGCTCGACCCTCCCGTAACTGGTCGCGGCCCGCGCGACCTCGGCGCGCGCCGGGGCGAGCTAGCGTGGCGAGATGCCACCGATCCCCCGGCCAGCGATCCCCCGCGGCGAGATCGCCGCGTTCGCCCGCGGCAGCGTCCGGAGGGCGCGGGTGGCCACGGCCGACGCCATCCGGGACCGGATCGCCGGTGCGGATCGGCGCGAGCGGGCCCGGGAGATCTGGGCCACGCCGGGCCCGCGTCGGTTCGCCCCCGAGGATCCGATCTGGCGCGTGCACAACGATCCGGCGATGTTCACGGGTGGCCTGGCCGCGCTGCTGCTGCAGTCGCTGCACCCGCTGGCGATGGCCGGCGTGGCGGGGCACAGCGGCTACCGGGGCGATCCGTGGGGCCGGCTGCAGCGCACCAGCGACTACATCGCCGCAACCACCTACGGCACCGTCGAGGAGGCCGACCGGGCGATCGGCCGCGTGCGGGCCATCCATGATCGGGTACGCGGCCGCGACCCGCGCGGGATCGCCTACCGGGCCAGCGATCCGCACCTGCTGGCCTGGGTGCATGCCGCCGAGGCGACGGCCTTCCTCGCGGCCTACCAGACGTTCGGGCCCGCGCCGCTGACGCCGGCCGACGCGGACCGCTATGTCGCCCAGCTCGGCGGGATCGCCGCCCGGCTCGGGGTGATCGACCCGCCGGGCGACACCCGGTCGCTGCACGCGGTGATCGAGGCGTACCGCCCGGAGCTGCAGGTCACGCCGGCGGCGCGCGACACCGCGGCCTTCCTGCTCCGCGAGCCGCCGCTGCCGGCCGCGGCCCGGCCCGTCTACGCCGGGCTGGCGGCGGGCGCGGTCGCGCTGCTGCCCGGCTGGGCGCGGCGCGAGCTGGGGCTGCGGCCCTCGCGCGGCGGGCGGTTGGCCGGGTCGGGCGCGACCCGGCTCACCCGGTGGGCGCTCACGGGCGCGCCCCCGCACCGATGATCAACAGCGCTTCGTGCCGGTCGCGTTCTTCTGGTATGCGCAACTGGTGACGACCCTGCTGCCACCCGGGGCGAGCAGGTAGGCCGTGTCCCCGGTGTTGTTCCAGACGTAGCTGGTCTTGCCCCAGTAGAGATCGCGCGATCCGTTGCGGCCCTTCCCGGTGTGCACGATCACGGACGTCCGCGGCTTCAGCGTGAAGCCCCGCGGGAAGGCGTACACGTGGTTCTGCTTGTCCTTGATCCGGTAGCCGGTGAGGTTGATCGACTTCGAGCCGGTGTTGCGCAGCTCGATGGTCTCGCGGACCAGTTGCCGGTTGGTGTTGTGGTCGGGGCCGGAGGGGTCGGCGACGAAGCTGCCGAACCGCAGCGGCGAGGCGGCGTGGGCCGGCGCGGCGGAGCCGAGCAGGGCGCAGGCTGACAGCAGGGCACAGATCATGGCGGGGGCGAGGATGCGGGCGAGGCGAGGCAGGGGCATGGCGACTTCCTTGTACGCGGGGTGCTGACGGCAGGGTCACCCGCCGGTCGGCGCCCGCGCGGGCTCCGATCGAGGGATGAGGAGGGTTTGCCCGCACGTTCGGAGAGGCCGTCGCCGCAGGGCGAGCATAAGTTAGCCCTCTTAACTGTCGCGCGCAACTTCGCTGTCGCCGGCCGTTGCGGTGAACACTCCGGAAACTTCGGCGACACCTCTTGCCAGCGAGGCGGCGGGCATCGAAGAGTGGGGGTCTCACGCCCGATTCACAAAGGATTCCCCATGCACAAGTCCGGTTGGCTGCGGATTGCGGCCTCCGTCTGCGCCGTCGGCCTGATCGGCGGCGCCGGCGCCTCGGTGGCGCAGGCCGCCCCGTCCGAGACGCCGAACCCGCAGGAGCGGGCGGCGGCCGCCGACTGCGCCGCTCCGGCCCAGCTCACCTTGCTGAACTTCAACGACTTCCACGGCCGCATCGCGTCGAGCCGCCCGGACACCGTGCAGTTCTTCGGCACCATCGAGGAGCTGCGCGCCGAGGCCGGCGAGGAGAACACGATCGTCGCCGCCGCCGGCGACTCGATCGGCGGGTCGCTGTTCGCATCCGCCTCCCAGCGTGACCAGCCGACGATCGACGCCTTCAACGCCGCCGGCGTGGACACCGCGGCCGTGGGCAACCACGAGTTCGACAAGGGCTTCGACGATCTGACCGGACGGGTCATCCCGGCGGCCGACTTCAGCTATCTCGGCGCCAATGTCTACGACAAGGGCACCGAGAACCCGGCGCTGGAGGAGTACGAGATCTTCGAGCGCGCGGGCCTGCGCGTCGCCGTGATCGGCGCCGTCACCCAGGAGACGCCCGACATCGTGGTCAAGGAGGGCGTCGCCGATCTCGACTTCGGCGATCCCGTCGCCGCCGTGAATCGGGTCGCCGACAAGCTCACCGATGGCGACGACGCCAACGGCGAGGCCGATGTGATCGTCGCCGAGATCCACGAGGGCGGCCCGGACGGCGGCGGTTCGCTGGCCGAGAACGAGCAGGCCCGCCCGGCCTTCGCCTCGCTCGTGCAGGACCTGAGCCCCAAGGTGCAGGCGGTCTTCACCGCGCACACCCACCAGGCCTACGTCTTCGACGGGCCGGTGCCGGGCACCGACCAGACCCGTCCCGTGACCCAGGCCGGCAGCTACGCGGGCCTGGTCACCCGGGTCCAGCTCAATGTGGACCCCGCCACCGGCGAGACCTGCACCTACACCGCGGAGAACCTCGAGCTGACCGACACCCCGGTCGATGACCTGGTGGCCGAGTACCCGCGCGTGGCGCAGGTGCAGCAGATCGTCACCGATGCCCTCGCCGAGGCGGCCGAGATCGGCGAGGAGCCGATCGGCAAGGCCGCGGGCGCGCTGGCCAGGCCGGGTCGCTACGACCCCGCCGAGGGCCGCTACATCGACGACCGCAGCGGTGAGTCGACGATCACCAATGCCGTGGCGAACATGTTCAGCGACGAGTTGAGCGAGCGTACCGGCCAGACCGTGATCGGCGTCCAGAACCCGGGCGGTACGCGTGCCGATCTGTGCGCCCCGTCGGGTGATCAGAACAACCCGTGCGCCGACGAGGCGTTCACGATCACCTACGGGCAGGCGGCCTCGATCCTGCCGTTCGCGAACACGCTGATGACCACGACGCTGACCGGCGAGCAGTTCAAGACGATGCTGGAGCAGCAGTGGTCGGTCGACGAGGACGGCAACGTGACGGGATCGTTCCTGCGCCTCGGCCTGTCGGACGGTGTCTCCTACACCTACGACGAATCGCGCGAGTTGGGCGACCGGATCACCTCGATCACCATCGACGGCAAGCCGATCGACCCGGCTGGTGAATATGTCGTGGGTTCGGGCAACTTCCTGCTCGGCGGCGGCGACAACTTCCATGTCTTCACCGAGACCACGCCGGTCGACTCCGGCCTGGTTGATCTTGATGCGTGGGTCTCTTGGCTGCGCGGAACCGAGGACGATCCGATCGCCCCGTCCTTCGTCAAGCGCGGTCTGGCGGTCACCCCGACCCCGACCGAGCTGAAGGTCGGCGAGCCCACGACGATCAAGGTCGATCAGCTCGACTTCACCGGCGGCTTCCCGGTGCAGAACACCGAGCTGATCGCCACGATCGGCGATGTCGAGGTCGGCAGGGCCGCCGTGGCCGACGGTTCGGTCGCCGCCCTGACCCTGAACCTGCCCGCGTCGGTGCCGAACGGCGAGCAGCAGCTCGTGCTCACCGCGCCGGACTCCGGCACCACCGTGTCGATCCCCGTCACCGTGAGCGGCGGTTCGGCCGTGACGCCCACCGGCGAGCCCAGCCCGACCGGCGAGCCGACCGCGTCGCCCAGCCCCACCGCTACGCCCGGCCCGACCGGCACCGCCTCGCCGAACCCCGGCCCGGGTGACGGCGACGGCTCGGGCCCGCGCCCGCCGCTGGCCGACACCGGTGGCCCCGCGGGCCTGATCGCCCTGATCGGCCTCGGTGCCGCCACCGCCGGCATCGCCATGGCATCGCGCCGCCGCGGCTGATCCAGCGGGTACGCAGAGCGCGCCTCGGCCTTCGGGCCGGGGCGCGCTTCGCGTTTCGTCGCGGCAAGCGGCGGGTCCTCAGTCGTCACCGTCGGTGAACAGATAGGTCCCGGCGACGAGGGCTCCGAATCCGACGGCGGCGCAGAGCAGCCACAGACGGTTCCAACCGAAGAACGGCGCAGCCAGCATGCCGAGCCAGGCGACGGTCAGACCAATCAGGCCCAACACTCGGATGAGGTCTCGTCGCCAGGTGGGCAGGGACTGCCCAATCGCGCGCAGGTTCGCCCACAATGACAGCGGCAGGGGGATCTCGTCGACCCGCCGGCGAGGTCGTGGCAGGTGCAACTCCGCCGGCACCATCGCGTCCAGCGATCCGGCAAGACCCTCGCCGTCCGACCACAGAGTGGGCTCGATGACCGTGGCCCATCCGGATCTGTCGATGAGGTCTCGCCGGCCATCTCGATAGCTGATCATCCCGACGAGCTCATCGGTTCGCGTCGATACCCCTCGGTCACCGTCCCAGAGCTGAACGGTGTCTCGCGTGATGATCAACCGCGAGGGATCGAGCGGCGCCCGCGCGCGGCGAACCGATCCGGCGATCTGCGCTGATTGCGCGGGCCGCGTCAGCGCACGCAACCCGCTGGGCCAGCCGCTGCCCGGACCGATGCCGACCATGAGCGAGCCCAGCAGTTGCTGTGCCGCCGCAGCGACCGCGTCGGCATCGATCGATGCCAGCTCGGCCAACCTCTCCTCCGTAGTTCTCACCGGGCGCCCGTGCAGATGATCATCTGCCGCCAGATGGGCGAATGCCATCTCGCGATACGGATCCCTCAGGTCCTGGTGGTACCGCTCGATGACGTCCTTCACGACGCGATCGGCGAGGCCGCCCTCGGCGGCACACCGGACGATGTCGATCATCGCCGCGGGAAGACCGGCTCGCAGCCGCGCGTTGGCATCGCTGCCGCAACACACGATGAAGGTCGATCCGTCGACTCGCTCGTGGATCGACCATGGCGCGTAGGCCCCGCCCACGGCGTCTCGGAAACGTCGGTGCATCAACTCCTGCAACACGGCGGCCAGCACGTCGGGATGATCGGTGACGGCGCCGGACACGACCGCGGGTAGATCTGGTACCCGGTAACCCACGGGGAGGTCGTCCTCCACCGGCGCCGCCCGGACCAGCGGCCGAAGGCACCCGTCGGGCAGCTCGAGGACGAGCCCGTCGGGCGGCCCATCGAGCACCAACGCGGCATTGCCGTTGGTGAAGTGTTCGCGCATCATCCGGGCCAGCACGGCAGCCTCCGCCCTGACCAGCCCGGGCTCGTCATAGTCCGCCAGTCCCGGCCCTTGCGCGCCGTAGCGCTGAGCAAGCGCGGTGCGCATCGGGCTGTGAGGACGCGCAGCCGACTCCGCGCGTAACACCGAGAGCTCGCGCTGAAGGTGAGAGAGCTCGGGGTAGGCGAGCCATCGGCACGTCCGCGTCAACGCTTCGATCACCCGGTCCCGCGGCCCATCGGCGCTCAGCCGACACATCAACAGACCGACGTGACCGTTCATCTGCAGCGCGCCGCGATCGCCGTCGGCCAACGCGAGGTGTTCCACCAGGTGAGTCCACCCCGACGTGGCGAAGGTCTCGTCGGCGAGCCCGCGTCGGAAGATCAACGAAGCCGACAGCGTGGGTCGCCCCGTCTCGACCCAGAACACCGGCACGCCGGCGACATCGCCCGCCCGCACCCCCGCCATGCGGGGACGATAGCGGAGCGGCGCCGTCGCCGCCGTCCTTCCGCGCCGCCGTGCAGCGACTAGTACAACAGCGCGGTCGCGGGGTCGGACAGCAGCGCGGCGACATCGGCGAGGAAGGTCGACCCCTGTTCGCCGTCGACCAGCCGATGATCGAAGCTCAGCGCGAGGGTCATCACCGACCGTGGCTCGATCCGCTCGTCGGCACCCGAGCCGACGACCCACGGGCGACGCGCGATCGCGCCCATGGCGAGGATCGCGGCCTCGCCGGGGTTCAGGATCGGCGTACCGCCGTCGATGCCGAACACACCGATATTGGTGATCGTGATCGTCCCGCCGGACATCTGCGCCGGTTGGGTACGCCCGGCGCGGGCCGTGCCGATCAACTCGCCGAGCGCCTCGGCCAGGCCGAGCAGCCCGAGCCGCTGGGCGCCCTTGATGTTCGGCACGATCAGTCCGCGCGGGGTCGCAGCGGCGATGCCGAGGTTCACGTCGCCGTGGAAGATGATCTCCTGCGCCGCCTCGTCCCAACTGGAGTTGACCTCCGGGGTACGCGCGGCCGCCAGACAGACCGCCTTCGCGGCGAGCAGGGTCGGCGACACCTTCACCTCGCGGAACTCCCGACGCTGCCGCAGCCGCTCCAGGAACTCCACGCTCGCGGTCACGTCGACCTCGACCCACTCGGTGACATGCGGCGCGGTGAATGCCGAGCTGACCATGGCGGTGGCGGTGGCCTTGCGGACTCCCTTGATCGGTACGCGACGCGCCTCCAGCCCGGCCGGCTGCGGGGCGATCGCGGCGGGCTGCGCCGCAGCACCCTGATCGGCTCCCCCGGCGAACGCGAGCACGTCATCGCGGGTGATCACCCCGCCGGGCCCGGTCGCGGGGACCTGGGCAAGATCAACGCCGCGGTCCTTGGCAAGCTTGCGCACCGGCGGCTTGGCCTTGGGCCGCTGCCCGTTCCCGGTGGCGCCGGCGAGCGACGGCGGCTCCTTCGGTGGGGGCAGCGGCTCACCGGACGGTTCGGCCGGTACGCCCTTGATCGGATCGCGCTCGTCGGCACGCCGCGACACCGGCACGGACGTGTCGAATGCCGCGCTGAGCTGCTCGTGGGTCTCGGCTGCGGACTCCTCGGCCACCGGGGTGGCGGCCCGGCGCGCCCGCCGCCGGGTCGACCCGGCAATGGCGCCGTAGCCGACCAGGTTGGGGGTGCGTTCGGCGGCCTCGTCGGCGCTCGGCGCGGGCTCGCTCGGCGCCGCGGCGCTGGGCTCGCCCGGCCGATCGGCGTCGCCGGAGCCGTCGTCGCCGGTGCCGTCGTCAATCGCGATGATCGGCGTACCGACGTCGACCATCTGGCCCTCGTCGACGAGCAGCTTCGCGACCGTGCCCGCGAACGGGCTGGGCAGCTCGACGATCGACTTCGAGGTCTCCACCTCGACCAGGATGTCGTTGATCTTGACCTCGTCACCCTCGGCGACGTGCCAACTGATGATCTCCGCCTCGACCAGGCCCTCGCCCGGGTCGGGCAGCTTGAACTCCTTCATCCCCACCCTCCTCAGTACGCCAGCGACCGGTCGACCATGTCGAGCACCCGATCAAGATCGGGAAGATACTCGTGCTCGACCCGGCTCGGCGGGTAGGGGGTGTCGTAGCCGGCGACCCGCAGCACCGGCGCCTCCAGCTCGTAGAAGCATTCCTCGCTGATCCGGGCCGCCAGCTCCGCGCCGAGACCGAGCGTCAACTGGGCCTCGTGCACCGTGACGACGCGACCGCTGCGGCGTACCGCGTCGAAGATCGTCGGCAGGTCCAGCGGGCTCAGCGTGCGAAGATCGACAACACCGACGCTGCGCCCCTCCTCCTGGGCCGCGGCGGCGGCATCCAGGCACGTCTTCACCATCGGCCCGTAGGTCAGCAACGTCACGTCGGTGCCGTCGCGCACCACCCGGGCGCTGTGCAACGGGTCCGGGGTGCCGGCCTCGTCGACCTCGCCCTTCTCGTGATAGCGCCGCTTCGGCTCGAAGAAGATCACCGGGTCGTCGGAGGCGATCGACTGCTGCAGCATCCAGTAGGCATCCGAGGGATTGGCGCAGGCCACCACCTTCAGCCCCGGGGTGTGGGAGAAGTACGCCTCGGGCGACTCGCTGTGGTGCTCGACCGCGCCGATACCCCCGCCGAACGGGATCCTGATCACGATCGGCATCGGTACCCGCCCGCCGGAGCGGTGCCGGAACTTCGCCACCTGGGTGACGATCTGGTCGTAGGCGGGGAAGACGAACCCGTCGAACTGGATCTCCACCACCGGTCGGTAGCCGCGCAGCGCCATCCCGACCGCCGTGCCGACGATCCCGGACTCGGCGAGCGGGGAATCGATCACCCGATCCTCGCCGAAGTCCTTCTGCAGACCCTCGGTGACGCGGAAGACACCACCGAGCCGGCCGATGTCCTCGCCCGCGAGCACCACCTTCGGGTCGGCCTCCAGGGCGCGGCGAAGCCCCGCATTGAGCGCCTTGGCCATGGTCAACTTCGTCATCGCGCGGCCTCCGGCTGCTGATCAACATCGAACGAGGCAGCGTACTCGGCGTACGCCTCCCCCTGCGCGGCCAGCGGCGGATGCGCATCGGCATAGGTATGGGCAAAGCTCTCGGCGAGCTCCGGATCGGGCAGGGCGAGGCAGTCCCGGCGCAGCTCGGCGGCAAGATCATCAGCCTCGACGCCAAGATCATCGAACCACTTCTGGTCGACGGCTCCGGAGCGCTGCAGCAGCGCGCGTACCCGCTCGATCGGGTCCTTCAGCTTCCAGTGCTCCAGCTCGTCGGCGAGCCGGTACTTGGTCGGATCGTCCGACGTGGTGTGCGCGCCCATCCGGTAGGTGAAGGCCTCGATGAAGGTCGGGCCCTCGCCGGCGTGGGCGCGCCGCATCGCCCACTCGGTGACGGCCTGCACGGCGAGGACGTCGTTGCCGTCCACGCGTACCCCGGGGAACCCGAATCCGTGCGCGCGCTGGTAGAGCGGTACGCGGGACTGCCGCGTGGTCGGCTCGGAGATCGCCCACTGGTTGTTCTGGCAGAAGAACACCACGGGCGCGTTGTAGGAGGAGGCAAAGATGAACGCCTCGTTGACATCGCCCTGGCTGGTCGCGCCGTCGCCGAAGTAGGCCACCACCCCGGCATCGGTGCCGTCATTGTTGCCGACCCGGCCGTCGCGCTGGATGCCCATCGCGTACCCGGT harbors:
- a CDS encoding bifunctional metallophosphatase/5'-nucleotidase, whose protein sequence is MHKSGWLRIAASVCAVGLIGGAGASVAQAAPSETPNPQERAAAADCAAPAQLTLLNFNDFHGRIASSRPDTVQFFGTIEELRAEAGEENTIVAAAGDSIGGSLFASASQRDQPTIDAFNAAGVDTAAVGNHEFDKGFDDLTGRVIPAADFSYLGANVYDKGTENPALEEYEIFERAGLRVAVIGAVTQETPDIVVKEGVADLDFGDPVAAVNRVADKLTDGDDANGEADVIVAEIHEGGPDGGGSLAENEQARPAFASLVQDLSPKVQAVFTAHTHQAYVFDGPVPGTDQTRPVTQAGSYAGLVTRVQLNVDPATGETCTYTAENLELTDTPVDDLVAEYPRVAQVQQIVTDALAEAAEIGEEPIGKAAGALARPGRYDPAEGRYIDDRSGESTITNAVANMFSDELSERTGQTVIGVQNPGGTRADLCAPSGDQNNPCADEAFTITYGQAASILPFANTLMTTTLTGEQFKTMLEQQWSVDEDGNVTGSFLRLGLSDGVSYTYDESRELGDRITSITIDGKPIDPAGEYVVGSGNFLLGGGDNFHVFTETTPVDSGLVDLDAWVSWLRGTEDDPIAPSFVKRGLAVTPTPTELKVGEPTTIKVDQLDFTGGFPVQNTELIATIGDVEVGRAAVADGSVAALTLNLPASVPNGEQQLVLTAPDSGTTVSIPVTVSGGSAVTPTGEPSPTGEPTASPSPTATPGPTGTASPNPGPGDGDGSGPRPPLADTGGPAGLIALIGLGAATAGIAMASRRRG
- a CDS encoding dihydrolipoamide acetyltransferase family protein, coding for MKEFKLPDPGEGLVEAEIISWHVAEGDEVKINDILVEVETSKSIVELPSPFAGTVAKLLVDEGQMVDVGTPIIAIDDGTGDDGSGDADRPGEPSAAAPSEPAPSADEAAERTPNLVGYGAIAGSTRRRARRAATPVAEESAAETHEQLSAAFDTSVPVSRRADERDPIKGVPAEPSGEPLPPPKEPPSLAGATGNGQRPKAKPPVRKLAKDRGVDLAQVPATGPGGVITRDDVLAFAGGADQGAAAQPAAIAPQPAGLEARRVPIKGVRKATATAMVSSAFTAPHVTEWVEVDVTASVEFLERLRQRREFREVKVSPTLLAAKAVCLAAARTPEVNSSWDEAAQEIIFHGDVNLGIAAATPRGLIVPNIKGAQRLGLLGLAEALGELIGTARAGRTQPAQMSGGTITITNIGVFGIDGGTPILNPGEAAILAMGAIARRPWVVGSGADERIEPRSVMTLALSFDHRLVDGEQGSTFLADVAALLSDPATALLY
- the pdhA gene encoding pyruvate dehydrogenase (acetyl-transferring) E1 component subunit alpha encodes the protein MIQLLTPEGQRVAHPDFEFSGDDEAIAGLLRDMVLTRRIDAEATALQRQGELGLWAPLLGQEAAQVGSGRALGPNDVVFPTYREHGVAWTMGIPPVTLLGLFRGVSLGGWDPAELRFNLYTVVIGAQALHATGYAMGIQRDGRVGNNDGTDAGVVAYFGDGATSQGDVNEAFIFASSYNAPVVFFCQNNQWAISEPTTRQSRVPLYQRAHGFGFPGVRVDGNDVLAVQAVTEWAMRRAHAGEGPTFIEAFTYRMGAHTTSDDPTKYRLADELEHWKLKDPIERVRALLQRSGAVDQKWFDDLGVEADDLAAELRRDCLALPDPELAESFAHTYADAHPPLAAQGEAYAEYAASFDVDQQPEAAR
- a CDS encoding oxygenase MpaB family protein — its product is MPPIPRPAIPRGEIAAFARGSVRRARVATADAIRDRIAGADRRERAREIWATPGPRRFAPEDPIWRVHNDPAMFTGGLAALLLQSLHPLAMAGVAGHSGYRGDPWGRLQRTSDYIAATTYGTVEEADRAIGRVRAIHDRVRGRDPRGIAYRASDPHLLAWVHAAEATAFLAAYQTFGPAPLTPADADRYVAQLGGIAARLGVIDPPGDTRSLHAVIEAYRPELQVTPAARDTAAFLLREPPLPAAARPVYAGLAAGAVALLPGWARRELGLRPSRGGRLAGSGATRLTRWALTGAPPHR
- a CDS encoding alpha-ketoacid dehydrogenase subunit beta, whose protein sequence is MTKLTMAKALNAGLRRALEADPKVVLAGEDIGRLGGVFRVTEGLQKDFGEDRVIDSPLAESGIVGTAVGMALRGYRPVVEIQFDGFVFPAYDQIVTQVAKFRHRSGGRVPMPIVIRIPFGGGIGAVEHHSESPEAYFSHTPGLKVVACANPSDAYWMLQQSIASDDPVIFFEPKRRYHEKGEVDEAGTPDPLHSARVVRDGTDVTLLTYGPMVKTCLDAAAAAQEEGRSVGVVDLRTLSPLDLPTIFDAVRRSGRVVTVHEAQLTLGLGAELAARISEECFYELEAPVLRVAGYDTPYPPSRVEHEYLPDLDRVLDMVDRSLAY
- a CDS encoding lamin tail domain-containing protein → MPLPRLARILAPAMICALLSACALLGSAAPAHAASPLRFGSFVADPSGPDHNTNRQLVRETIELRNTGSKSINLTGYRIKDKQNHVYAFPRGFTLKPRTSVIVHTGKGRNGSRDLYWGKTSYVWNNTGDTAYLLAPGGSRVVTSCAYQKNATGTKRC